One segment of Thermus neutrinimicus DNA contains the following:
- a CDS encoding ribonucleotide-diphosphate reductase subunit beta, which produces MLTEPRPHYRPYEYPRLLDYRDAIRHSYWLHTEFSYTADVQDYALAPKEVRSLVERSLLAIAQVELSVKLFWARVYEVFPKPEVAEVGMTFAESEVRHANAYAHLLELLGLEDRFQEALERETALRERHRRLGEVLALAHKGSLRDYALALLLFSAFTEHASLFSQFYVLMALNKRLGRFKGISNAIEATSKEENLHGLFGVELLRILKEERPELFRPPLEEEVLDAVRAFFRAEEALLDWIFAQGDVAAVARDEVLEFLKWRYNQTLSLHGLPAPFPVQRDLLKDTEWFDLELLADKEVDFFNKRSVAYARRVQSYDPESLF; this is translated from the coding sequence ATGCTGACAGAACCTAGACCCCACTACCGCCCCTACGAGTACCCCAGGCTTCTGGACTATCGGGACGCCATCCGGCACAGCTACTGGCTCCACACGGAGTTTAGCTACACCGCCGACGTGCAGGACTACGCCCTCGCCCCCAAGGAGGTGCGCTCCCTGGTGGAGCGCTCCCTCCTCGCCATCGCCCAAGTGGAGCTTTCCGTGAAGCTCTTCTGGGCCAGGGTTTACGAGGTCTTCCCCAAACCCGAAGTGGCGGAGGTGGGCATGACCTTTGCGGAAAGCGAGGTGCGCCATGCCAACGCCTACGCCCACCTCCTGGAGCTCCTGGGCCTCGAGGACCGCTTCCAAGAAGCCCTGGAAAGGGAAACCGCCCTCCGGGAAAGGCACCGCCGGTTGGGAGAGGTGCTGGCCCTTGCCCACAAGGGTAGCCTTAGGGACTACGCCCTGGCCCTCCTCCTCTTCTCCGCCTTCACCGAACACGCCTCCTTGTTCTCCCAGTTCTACGTGCTCATGGCCTTGAACAAGCGCCTAGGCCGGTTCAAGGGGATCTCCAACGCCATCGAGGCCACCAGCAAGGAGGAGAACCTCCACGGCCTCTTCGGGGTGGAGCTCCTCCGCATCCTCAAGGAGGAAAGGCCGGAACTCTTCCGCCCCCCCCTCGAGGAGGAGGTGCTGGACGCAGTCCGGGCCTTCTTCCGCGCGGAGGAGGCCCTGCTGGACTGGATCTTCGCCCAAGGGGATGTGGCGGCGGTGGCAAGGGATGAGGTTCTGGAGTTCTTGAAGTGGCGGTACAACCAGACCCTCTCCCTCCATGGCCTTCCCGCCCCCTTCCCCGTGCAAAGGGATCTCCTGAAGGACACGGAGTGGTTTGACCTGGAGCTGTTGGCGGACAAGGAGGTGGACTTCTTCAACAAGAGGAGCGTGGCCTACGCCCGCAGGGTGCAAAGCTACGACCCGGAAAGCCTTTTCTAA
- a CDS encoding ribonucleoside-diphosphate reductase subunit alpha, with amino-acid sequence MLKTKREYEPWYWANEWTRLYMSRGYLLPGVTVEERVREIAHRAEALTRIEGFSRKFQEYMARGWYSLATPIWANYGLRRGLPISCYGTYVEDDTASILKAVAEIGMMSKQGGGTSVYLGTLRPRGAPIRDNGESNGSYAFASLFDRVIEVFNQGSTRRGQCAAYIPIEHPDFEEWLKIQREGGEIQSLFWGVSVGDAWLEEAIAGDREKRERWAKVLKSRAEVGIPYLFFRDNANRHAPEIFKKLGKIIHASNLCTEIMLPSGPEESFVCCLSSLNLLHFDEWKDTDAVETLTIFLDSVLDDFIEKAEGIPYMERAVRFAKRYRAIGIGVLGWHSYLQSKGIPLENPEALFLNNLIFKTIREKAEEASRWLRKRHPEDELAQVMERRNATLLAVAPTKSSSFILGQVSPSIEPYTSNYYLKDLQKARVPFKNPFLEELLRQKGKDEERVWRSILERNGSVQHLDFLSDEEKDVFKTFAEVSQKTLINLAIGRQKYIDQGQSLNLVIHPEAPPKDVNELYLHAWRGGLKALYYQFSTSTAQAYSRDLLLSCRACEG; translated from the coding sequence ATGCTAAAGACCAAAAGGGAATACGAGCCCTGGTACTGGGCCAATGAGTGGACGAGGCTCTACATGAGCCGGGGGTACCTGCTCCCCGGGGTGACGGTGGAGGAGCGGGTGAGGGAGATCGCCCACCGGGCGGAGGCCCTGACCCGCATAGAGGGCTTCTCCCGCAAATTCCAGGAGTACATGGCCAGGGGCTGGTACTCCTTGGCCACCCCCATCTGGGCCAACTATGGCCTCAGGCGGGGCCTTCCCATCTCCTGCTACGGCACCTACGTGGAGGACGATACCGCCTCCATTCTCAAGGCGGTGGCCGAGATCGGCATGATGAGCAAGCAGGGCGGGGGAACCTCCGTCTACCTGGGCACCTTGCGCCCCCGGGGAGCCCCCATCCGGGACAATGGGGAGAGCAACGGTTCCTACGCCTTCGCCTCCCTCTTTGACCGGGTGATCGAGGTGTTCAACCAGGGCTCAACCCGGCGGGGCCAGTGCGCCGCCTACATCCCCATAGAGCACCCTGATTTTGAAGAGTGGCTGAAAATCCAACGGGAAGGAGGGGAGATCCAGTCCCTCTTCTGGGGGGTCTCCGTGGGGGATGCCTGGCTGGAGGAGGCCATCGCCGGGGACAGGGAGAAGCGGGAACGGTGGGCCAAGGTCCTCAAGAGCCGTGCGGAGGTGGGGATTCCCTACCTTTTCTTCCGGGACAACGCCAACCGCCATGCCCCAGAGATCTTCAAGAAACTGGGGAAGATCATCCACGCCTCCAACCTCTGCACCGAGATCATGCTCCCCTCCGGCCCCGAGGAGAGCTTCGTCTGCTGCCTTTCCTCCTTAAACCTTCTCCACTTTGACGAGTGGAAGGACACGGATGCCGTGGAAACCCTCACCATCTTCCTGGACTCGGTGCTGGACGATTTCATTGAAAAGGCGGAGGGCATCCCCTACATGGAACGCGCCGTGCGCTTTGCCAAGCGGTATAGGGCCATCGGCATCGGAGTCCTGGGCTGGCACAGTTACCTGCAGTCCAAGGGGATCCCCCTGGAGAATCCCGAGGCCCTGTTCCTCAACAACCTCATCTTCAAGACCATCCGCGAGAAGGCGGAGGAGGCAAGCCGCTGGCTGAGAAAGCGCCACCCTGAGGACGAGCTGGCCCAGGTCATGGAAAGGCGAAACGCCACCCTTCTGGCCGTCGCCCCCACCAAGAGCAGCTCCTTCATCCTGGGGCAGGTTTCCCCCTCCATCGAGCCCTACACCAGCAACTACTACCTCAAGGACCTGCAAAAGGCCCGGGTGCCCTTCAAGAACCCCTTTCTGGAAGAGCTGCTTCGGCAAAAGGGCAAGGACGAGGAAAGGGTGTGGCGGAGCATCCTGGAGAGGAACGGCTCCGTGCAGCACCTGGATTTCCTCTCGGACGAGGAGAAGGACGTTTTCAAGACCTTCGCCGAGGTGTCCCAGAAGACCCTCATCAACCTGGCCATCGGGCGGCAGAAGTACATCGACCAGGGGCAGTCCCTGAACCTGGTGATCCACCCTGAGGCCCCGCCCAAGGACGTGAACGAGCTCTACCTGCACGCCTGGCGAGGCGGCCTCAAGGCCCTCTACTACCAGTTCAGCACGAGCACCGCCCAGGCCTATAGCCGCGACCTCCTCCTCTCCTGCCGGGCCTGCGAGGGCTAG
- a CDS encoding aquaporin, whose translation MPNVFSTGPGFLRTAPEALYGWTGPAVAEALGTFAIMAVILVAARDTRLLPLFLGLTVAAVGYGLGGPGGFALNPARDLSPRLLAGLLGVEGAASPYLLVPALFPLLGALGATLLYHRLGVFKG comes from the coding sequence ATGCCCAACGTGTTCTCCACGGGACCGGGCTTCCTGCGCACCGCGCCCGAGGCCCTTTATGGCTGGACCGGCCCGGCGGTGGCCGAGGCCCTGGGCACCTTCGCCATCATGGCCGTCATCCTGGTGGCCGCACGGGACACCCGGCTTCTTCCCCTCTTTCTGGGCCTCACCGTGGCGGCGGTGGGCTATGGTCTGGGAGGGCCTGGCGGCTTTGCCCTCAACCCTGCCCGGGACCTTTCCCCCAGGCTTCTGGCGGGCCTTTTGGGGGTAGAGGGAGCCGCTAGCCCCTATCTTCTGGTCCCGGCCCTCTTCCCCCTTCTGGGAGCCCTGGGGGCCACCCTCCTCTACCACCGCCTTGGGGTTTTCAAGGGCTAG
- a CDS encoding aquaporin encodes MRVAKAFIGELLGTFLPVLLTVGSAADALLELRLSPGAYGYDAIALGSGLAVLVGVLASRPLSGAHLNPAVTLALAAFGLFPWRLVPLYLIGHLPGVSWAL; translated from the coding sequence ATGCGCGTGGCAAAGGCTTTCATTGGTGAGCTTCTTGGAACCTTTCTCCCGGTCCTTCTGACGGTGGGCAGTGCGGCCGATGCGCTGCTGGAGCTCCGGCTCTCCCCGGGTGCCTACGGCTATGACGCCATCGCCTTGGGATCGGGGCTGGCGGTGCTGGTGGGGGTTCTGGCCAGCCGGCCCCTTTCCGGGGCTCACTTGAACCCGGCGGTGACCTTGGCCCTAGCGGCTTTTGGCCTCTTTCCCTGGCGCCTGGTTCCCCTTTACCTGATAGGGCATTTACCGGGGGTTTCCTGGGCGCTTTAG
- a CDS encoding ABC transporter substrate-binding protein has protein sequence MRVVSLVPSGTLLLRALGLEPVGVSHSCPNPQGVPVVTEGLIPKGLPQEEIDRRVREAHGRGEPLYKIRGEVLAVLEADLLVSQGVCQVCAVTPQQAALATAFFPRPPRVLELRGTQLEGLFLDIRALAQALDVEERGRHLAQEIREGLSRLPPPPPRRPSVAFLEWLDPPYLGGHWVPELVALAGGRYLGPEPGTPSLRVDPMDLPEAEVVFMAFCGYSLEEALAAVADHRARGGYLDRYLRGRQAYLVDAGPFQALTHRVAEGVWTLAHLLRGKGVSPHLARPL, from the coding sequence GTGCGGGTGGTCAGCCTGGTGCCCTCGGGAACCCTCCTCCTAAGGGCCTTGGGCCTCGAGCCCGTAGGGGTAAGCCACAGCTGTCCTAATCCCCAAGGCGTTCCCGTGGTGACGGAAGGCCTTATCCCCAAGGGCCTCCCCCAGGAGGAGATCGACCGGCGGGTGCGGGAGGCCCACGGGAGGGGGGAGCCCCTCTACAAGATCCGGGGGGAGGTCCTGGCGGTCTTAGAGGCAGACCTGCTGGTCAGCCAAGGGGTCTGCCAGGTGTGCGCGGTCACCCCCCAGCAGGCGGCCCTGGCCACCGCCTTCTTCCCAAGGCCCCCCAGGGTGTTGGAACTCCGGGGCACCCAGCTGGAAGGGCTCTTCCTGGATATACGGGCCCTGGCCCAAGCCCTGGACGTGGAGGAGAGGGGAAGGCATTTGGCTCAGGAGATACGGGAAGGGCTTTCCCGTCTGCCCCCGCCTCCCCCTAGGCGTCCCTCCGTGGCCTTTCTGGAGTGGCTGGACCCCCCCTACCTGGGCGGGCACTGGGTACCGGAGCTGGTGGCCCTGGCTGGGGGCCGGTACCTGGGGCCTGAGCCGGGTACGCCCAGCCTGCGGGTGGACCCCATGGACCTCCCGGAAGCGGAGGTGGTCTTTATGGCCTTCTGCGGCTACAGCCTCGAGGAGGCCCTGGCCGCGGTGGCGGACCACCGGGCAAGAGGAGGGTATTTGGACCGCTATCTTCGGGGACGGCAGGCCTACCTTGTGGACGCTGGGCCCTTCCAGGCCCTGACCCACCGGGTGGCAGAGGGGGTCTGGACCTTGGCCCACCTTCTACGAGGGAAGGGGGTTTCGCCTCATCTAGCCAGGCCTCTTTGA
- a CDS encoding ferritin-like domain-containing protein, whose translation MKKALLSRREALQRAGLVGAGLVMGGGGLVACSPGMGQSPNQDVDILNFALNLEYLEAAFYLAAVGRIGDIRNLGGNAEIRLPQGFDGTQPVPGLSPAVRQFAEELAEDELAHVRFLRQALGSAAVARPVIDLDQAFREAGRLASNGAITNFNPFANELFFLHGAFIFEDVGVTAYKGAAPLITDRNNVLDPAAGILAVEAYHAGATRLFLYQRKDEPVTPDLTVEQVVQAISNLRAQVGGGKDEGITKMGKANLVPADANGVAFGRTVSEVLRIVYLTGNTGVSMGGFFPQGLNGRFRTS comes from the coding sequence ATGAAAAAGGCCCTTTTAAGCCGTAGGGAGGCTTTGCAACGCGCGGGTTTGGTAGGAGCGGGGTTGGTGATGGGTGGGGGCGGCCTGGTGGCCTGCTCCCCTGGCATGGGGCAAAGCCCTAACCAGGACGTGGACATCCTCAACTTCGCCTTGAACCTGGAGTACCTGGAGGCGGCCTTTTACCTGGCCGCCGTGGGCCGCATCGGGGATATACGCAACCTGGGGGGCAACGCGGAAATCCGCCTGCCCCAGGGTTTCGACGGCACCCAGCCGGTGCCGGGCCTGAGCCCGGCGGTGAGGCAGTTTGCCGAGGAGCTGGCCGAGGATGAGCTGGCCCACGTGCGCTTCCTGCGCCAAGCCCTGGGGAGCGCGGCTGTAGCCAGGCCCGTCATCGACCTGGACCAGGCCTTCCGCGAGGCTGGCCGGCTGGCCAGCAATGGGGCCATCACCAACTTTAACCCCTTTGCCAACGAGCTTTTCTTCCTGCATGGGGCCTTCATCTTCGAGGATGTGGGGGTGACGGCCTACAAGGGGGCGGCACCCCTCATCACCGATAGAAACAACGTGCTGGACCCTGCCGCCGGCATCCTGGCCGTGGAGGCTTACCATGCGGGGGCCACCCGCCTTTTCCTCTACCAGAGAAAGGATGAGCCGGTGACCCCAGACCTCACCGTGGAGCAGGTGGTTCAGGCCATCAGCAACCTCAGGGCCCAGGTGGGCGGGGGTAAGGACGAGGGGATCACCAAGATGGGAAAGGCCAACCTGGTCCCCGCGGATGCCAACGGGGTGGCCTTTGGCCGCACGGTGAGCGAGGTGCTTAGGATCGTCTACCTCACCGGCAACACCGGCGTCAGCATGGGTGGGTTCTTCCCCCAAGGCCTGAACGGCCGTTTCCGGACCTCGTAG
- a CDS encoding CHRD domain-containing protein — MNRRDALTLAGLLGAGWVAVFLDSARAQGGLVRAVLLTGAEVVPNPVDTPALAVVRVEVQGPSLLLQGAVANLAGPFRDYTRDPVEDPVLNARLTSAVHLHRGPRGQNGPLIQALRVNPAPDGRSATFVDRIELSLEDRSRLFRGELYLDIHTTAFRAGELRGQIPVR; from the coding sequence GTGAACCGTAGGGACGCGCTGACCCTGGCCGGTCTACTGGGAGCAGGCTGGGTGGCGGTGTTTCTGGACTCGGCCCGGGCCCAGGGGGGCCTGGTCCGGGCCGTCCTCCTGACGGGAGCGGAGGTGGTGCCGAATCCCGTGGACACCCCGGCCCTGGCGGTGGTACGGGTGGAGGTGCAGGGGCCAAGCCTTCTGCTCCAGGGGGCGGTGGCCAACCTGGCGGGGCCCTTCCGCGACTACACCCGGGACCCGGTGGAGGATCCTGTCCTCAACGCTCGGCTCACCAGCGCCGTTCACCTCCACCGGGGCCCCCGGGGACAGAACGGACCCTTGATTCAGGCTCTGCGGGTCAACCCCGCACCGGATGGGAGGAGCGCCACCTTTGTGGACCGGATTGAGCTTAGCCTCGAGGACCGCTCCCGGCTTTTCCGGGGAGAGCTCTACCTGGACATCCACACCACCGCCTTCCGTGCCGGGGAGCTACGGGGGCAAATCCCAGTGCGGTAG
- a CDS encoding ferritin-like domain-containing protein → MQEKTMVRRQFVKVLTAAGLSTAFAKGLLGQALAQAKGVEDLDILNLALTAEYLASDFYTRALMVPFPGEIRDYLAEALKHEEAHVQALRDTIAGPFKATPVARPQFTYGDLRFDAASRLRVLETLIALETAFTGAYLGAIPLIQNKAVLSAAASIAMNEEAHLALARDAVLELGGKVEGPQTPVGRAFAKAITPEEATKAVQGFIRK, encoded by the coding sequence ATGCAAGAGAAAACCATGGTGCGCAGGCAGTTTGTGAAGGTGTTGACCGCGGCCGGGCTCTCCACGGCCTTTGCCAAGGGGCTCCTGGGCCAGGCCCTGGCCCAGGCCAAGGGGGTGGAGGACCTGGACATCCTCAACCTGGCCCTCACCGCGGAGTACCTGGCCAGCGACTTCTACACCCGCGCCCTCATGGTCCCCTTCCCCGGGGAGATCCGCGACTACCTGGCCGAGGCCCTCAAGCACGAGGAGGCCCACGTCCAGGCCCTGAGGGACACCATAGCGGGGCCCTTCAAGGCCACCCCGGTGGCCCGGCCCCAGTTCACCTATGGGGACCTGCGGTTTGATGCCGCCAGCCGGCTTAGGGTTCTGGAAACCCTGATCGCCTTGGAGACCGCCTTCACCGGCGCCTACCTGGGGGCCATTCCCCTTATCCAGAACAAGGCGGTCCTCTCAGCGGCGGCCAGCATCGCCATGAACGAGGAGGCCCACCTGGCCCTGGCCCGGGACGCCGTGCTTGAGCTAGGGGGTAAGGTAGAGGGTCCCCAGACCCCCGTGGGCCGGGCCTTCGCCAAGGCCATCACTCCGGAGGAAGCCACCAAGGCGGTTCAGGGCTTCATCCGCAAATAG
- a CDS encoding anti-sigma factor domain-containing protein: MSPEEVRDLLPLYALGALSPEERSRVEEALSRYPELWAEAKALMEAASQLAEGVPPAPIPPGLEAKVMARIRALRRPSPWGWVGRAAAVLLLLALGYGAFLGGGWLLALREPTTQVLTLMSPQGEVVGRVILRADRTALVLLNRSSPRGKVFQAWGLGGGDPMPLSTFRLPLKSLRLPPEALAIAVSLEPPGGSPKPTTLFGLPR, translated from the coding sequence GTGAGCCCTGAGGAGGTGCGCGACCTCCTGCCCCTCTACGCCTTGGGTGCCCTCTCCCCGGAGGAGCGCTCCCGGGTGGAGGAGGCCCTGTCCCGTTACCCCGAGCTTTGGGCCGAGGCCAAGGCCTTGATGGAGGCCGCTTCCCAGCTGGCGGAGGGGGTTCCTCCTGCCCCCATTCCCCCGGGCCTCGAGGCCAAGGTGATGGCCCGCATCCGCGCCCTCCGGCGCCCCTCACCCTGGGGCTGGGTGGGGCGGGCGGCGGCGGTCCTCCTCCTGCTGGCCCTGGGGTATGGGGCCTTCCTGGGGGGAGGCTGGCTCTTGGCCCTGCGGGAGCCCACCACCCAGGTCCTTACCCTGATGAGCCCCCAAGGGGAGGTGGTGGGCCGGGTGATCCTAAGGGCTGACCGGACCGCCCTGGTCCTGTTGAACCGGTCCAGCCCCAGGGGAAAGGTGTTCCAAGCCTGGGGACTGGGTGGAGGCGACCCCATGCCCCTATCCACCTTCCGTCTGCCCCTAAAGAGCCTTCGCCTACCACCAGAAGCCCTCGCCATAGCGGTTTCCCTGGAGCCCCCTGGGGGAAGCCCCAAGCCCACCACCCTGTTCGGTCTTCCCCGCTAA
- a CDS encoding sigma-70 family RNA polymerase sigma factor, translated as MSLEGLSDEALLALVARGEEEALRWLFRRYAGAFLGLARRMGLDANAQEDVVQEAFVRVWKNARQFDPRRASARAWLLAVGHHTAVDFVRRLEARPKPLEPQGEEAEEAFDLPGDGLDEEGHLDRIRLQGALRHLDPEEQEVIQILYYQGHSHQEAARLLGIPLGTLKTRVRRALLRLKEVLREP; from the coding sequence ATGAGCCTCGAGGGCCTTTCCGACGAAGCCCTCCTAGCCCTGGTGGCTAGGGGCGAGGAGGAGGCCCTCCGGTGGCTCTTCCGGCGCTACGCGGGGGCCTTTTTGGGCCTGGCCCGCAGGATGGGCCTAGACGCCAATGCCCAGGAGGATGTGGTGCAGGAGGCCTTTGTCAGGGTTTGGAAAAACGCCCGCCAGTTTGACCCCCGGCGGGCCTCGGCCCGGGCCTGGCTCCTGGCGGTTGGTCACCACACCGCCGTGGACTTCGTCCGCCGCCTCGAGGCCCGCCCCAAGCCCCTGGAGCCCCAGGGGGAGGAGGCGGAGGAGGCCTTCGACCTGCCTGGGGACGGCCTGGACGAGGAGGGCCATCTGGACCGTATCCGTCTCCAAGGGGCCCTAAGGCACCTGGACCCAGAGGAGCAGGAGGTGATCCAGATCCTCTACTACCAAGGCCACTCCCACCAGGAGGCCGCGAGGCTTTTGGGGATCCCCCTGGGCACCCTAAAGACCCGGGTTAGGCGCGCCCTGCTGCGCCTCAAGGAGGTGCTCCGTGAGCCCTGA
- a CDS encoding pyridoxal phosphate-dependent aminotransferase, protein MLDDVLKPIHGGPDGGPEPLYDFSTNANALGPNPVILEYLEAKDPSRYPDPLYRNLRQMLAEAHGVTMEQVAVGTGSSELIHRLARWNYLRGPILLLKPTFSEYARAARALDLPLWEAETPEDFLRLLPRSSLAFLCVPNNPTGEVYPFLEEAAERAGGALVLDLAYYPLLEGPPPLPQEAWLLFGPNKAHGLTGVRAGYLVAPLDLTYFQHLAPSWPVSVYGEALLEGHLDPRAQAWLEKSKRELQRLRRLLAQGLRGLGLEVRESPANFLLVRVGRATEVARALREEGIRVRDATSFGLGEWLRLSAQREEAIQALLQALKEILARVH, encoded by the coding sequence ATGTTGGACGACGTCTTGAAGCCCATCCATGGCGGTCCCGACGGGGGGCCTGAGCCCCTTTACGACTTCTCCACCAACGCCAACGCCCTGGGCCCCAACCCCGTGATCCTGGAGTACCTGGAGGCGAAGGACCCAAGCCGCTACCCCGACCCCCTTTACCGGAACCTTCGGCAAATGCTGGCGGAAGCCCACGGGGTCACCATGGAACAGGTGGCGGTGGGCACGGGCAGCAGCGAGCTCATCCACCGCCTGGCCCGCTGGAACTACCTAAGGGGCCCCATCCTCCTCCTGAAGCCCACCTTCAGCGAGTACGCCCGGGCCGCCAGGGCCCTGGACCTACCCCTTTGGGAGGCGGAAACCCCGGAGGACTTCCTAAGGCTTCTTCCGCGAAGCTCCCTGGCCTTTCTTTGCGTGCCCAACAACCCCACGGGGGAGGTTTACCCCTTTTTGGAGGAAGCGGCCGAAAGGGCGGGCGGAGCCTTGGTCCTGGACCTGGCCTATTATCCCCTCCTGGAGGGCCCTCCTCCCCTGCCCCAGGAAGCTTGGCTCCTCTTTGGCCCCAACAAGGCCCATGGCCTTACGGGGGTGCGGGCCGGGTACCTGGTAGCCCCCTTGGACCTCACCTATTTCCAGCACCTGGCCCCTTCCTGGCCGGTTTCCGTGTACGGGGAAGCCCTCCTGGAAGGCCACCTAGACCCCAGGGCCCAGGCGTGGCTGGAAAAGAGCAAAAGGGAGCTCCAAAGGCTTAGGCGCCTTCTGGCCCAGGGCCTGAGGGGCCTGGGCCTCGAGGTGCGGGAAAGCCCCGCCAACTTCCTCCTGGTGCGGGTGGGTCGGGCCACGGAGGTGGCAAGAGCCCTCCGGGAAGAGGGCATCCGGGTGCGGGACGCCACCAGCTTTGGCCTAGGGGAGTGGCTCAGGCTTTCCGCCCAAAGGGAGGAGGCCATCCAGGCCCTTTTGCAAGCCCTAAAGGAGATCTTGGCCCGGGTACACTGA
- a CDS encoding cobyric acid synthase, with protein sequence MRAKALAIWGTGSGVGKSLLTAGLLRHFQRLGLRVAPFKAQNMSNHARVVVGGEMASAQWLQAMAAGVPPEPRMNPVLLKPMGERGSQVMLLGRASPELSRLSWQERRAHLDGTVREALEGLLQEYDLVVMEGAGSPVERNLWPDLPNLKVAEWAGAKALLVTDVDQGGALAALYGTWALLGEHRKRLLGFVLNKFRGDLELLKPAYGLLEGWTGVPVLGTLPMLGLELPEEDGFRHRPKPGLGPKVAVLRYPHTSNLDEFWPLSELAQLVHARTPEEAEGAWLLILPGSRLPAEDLPWLRGFLPLIQGHLAQNKPVLAVCGGAEMLSEAIWDEEGVEKCGHFPGLGLLPFQVRLEGSKTLEERRIRLEGLRGFWSSLNGLEVEGYEIHHGQGLPLLHQEGSLLATWLHGLLENPGVQRALFGKEAKGLEDSLEELAQALENHLDLKALHRALGLGGKPQSLASWPKTPDPPPSPGLVLLLGGAKSGKSRHAQRLAGPLATLIATAEARDEEMTARIARHQAERPPTWQTLEEPLNLVEALAKAHHPTVVVDCLTLWVANLLERGLDPLEEARQFLETLRHSGKRVIAVSNEVGMGIVPAHPLAQRYRDLLGEVNALFAREAKEVYLMVAGRALRL encoded by the coding sequence ATGAGGGCCAAGGCGCTTGCCATCTGGGGCACGGGAAGCGGCGTGGGGAAAAGCCTCCTCACGGCAGGACTCCTCCGCCACTTCCAGCGCCTGGGCCTAAGGGTAGCCCCCTTCAAGGCCCAGAACATGTCCAACCACGCCCGGGTGGTGGTGGGGGGGGAGATGGCCAGCGCCCAGTGGCTCCAGGCCATGGCGGCGGGCGTTCCCCCTGAGCCCCGCATGAACCCCGTGCTCCTGAAGCCCATGGGGGAAAGGGGTTCCCAGGTCATGCTCCTGGGCCGGGCCAGCCCGGAGCTCTCCCGCCTGTCCTGGCAGGAGCGGCGGGCCCATCTGGATGGGACGGTGCGGGAGGCCCTAGAAGGGCTTCTCCAGGAGTACGACCTGGTGGTGATGGAAGGGGCGGGAAGCCCCGTGGAACGAAACCTTTGGCCCGACCTTCCCAACCTGAAGGTGGCCGAGTGGGCGGGGGCCAAGGCCCTGCTGGTGACGGATGTGGACCAGGGCGGCGCCTTGGCCGCCCTCTACGGCACCTGGGCCCTTCTCGGGGAGCACCGGAAGCGGCTACTGGGGTTCGTGCTCAACAAGTTTCGGGGAGACCTGGAGCTTCTAAAGCCCGCCTACGGGCTTCTGGAGGGGTGGACCGGGGTACCCGTTCTGGGAACCCTACCCATGCTGGGGCTGGAGCTTCCCGAGGAGGATGGGTTCCGCCATCGGCCAAAGCCGGGCCTGGGCCCCAAGGTGGCGGTGCTCCGTTACCCCCATACCTCCAACCTGGATGAGTTTTGGCCCCTAAGCGAGCTGGCCCAACTGGTGCACGCCCGCACCCCCGAGGAGGCGGAAGGAGCCTGGCTCCTCATCCTTCCGGGAAGCCGGCTACCCGCAGAGGACCTCCCCTGGCTAAGGGGCTTCCTACCCCTGATCCAAGGCCACCTGGCCCAGAACAAGCCGGTGCTGGCGGTCTGCGGCGGAGCGGAGATGCTTTCCGAGGCCATCTGGGACGAGGAGGGGGTGGAGAAATGCGGCCACTTCCCCGGGCTCGGCCTACTTCCCTTCCAGGTGCGGCTGGAAGGGTCCAAGACCTTGGAAGAGAGGCGCATCCGCCTGGAGGGCTTGCGGGGCTTTTGGAGCAGCCTGAATGGCCTCGAGGTGGAGGGGTACGAGATCCACCACGGCCAGGGCCTGCCCCTCCTCCACCAGGAAGGCTCCCTCCTCGCCACCTGGCTCCACGGCCTCCTGGAAAACCCCGGGGTGCAACGGGCCCTCTTCGGTAAGGAGGCCAAGGGGCTGGAGGATTCCTTGGAAGAGCTGGCCCAAGCCCTGGAGAACCACCTGGACCTGAAGGCCCTTCACCGGGCCCTGGGGCTTGGGGGAAAACCCCAGTCCCTCGCCTCCTGGCCAAAGACCCCAGACCCTCCCCCTAGCCCCGGCCTCGTCCTTCTCCTAGGCGGGGCGAAAAGCGGCAAAAGCCGCCACGCCCAACGCCTGGCCGGGCCCTTGGCCACCCTCATCGCCACCGCGGAGGCCCGGGACGAGGAGATGACGGCCAGGATCGCCCGCCACCAGGCCGAGCGCCCCCCCACCTGGCAAACCCTGGAGGAACCCCTGAACCTGGTGGAAGCCCTGGCCAAGGCCCACCACCCCACGGTGGTGGTGGATTGCCTGACCCTCTGGGTGGCCAACCTTCTGGAAAGGGGCCTGGATCCCTTGGAGGAGGCCAGGCAGTTCCTGGAAACCCTACGCCATAGCGGCAAGCGGGTCATCGCCGTGAGCAATGAGGTGGGCATGGGGATCGTGCCCGCCCACCCCTTGGCCCAGCGCTACCGGGACCTCTTAGGGGAGGTGAATGCCCTTTTCGCCCGGGAGGCAAAGGAGGTTTACCTCATGGTGGCGGGCCGGGCCCTTAGGCTTTAG